The following proteins come from a genomic window of Manduca sexta isolate Smith_Timp_Sample1 chromosome 2, JHU_Msex_v1.0, whole genome shotgun sequence:
- the LOC115453086 gene encoding uncharacterized protein LOC115453086 translates to MWTHVMALKLVIVFLINAVIANELVPTNGVEIPTLISSANPSHENQHKEITLNNNQAPKTHYDNVIELEKEEPTLCQGVAVLIPMLNQLINLLMQDPSNVSKVSRISALLQEYLKKIADNAQAHENLKLINQGTANKDTLRMGIYGTPRGQVKTKIVFKYDVPSINRPQCKDVFMRLIKTAYDAYIQLAKNPMCQNPDGVEAFLKKAYEVPYDGNSDVSVNTNKIPGTKEQYSIYDLLKPQDNNYGYHQAPNNVNDINIYGNYKPILSYVDSNAGNIEPKSNIFGNLMDDKLKPAYDLNPFGYGINPNTLTPNDLNFYKPENQPTENVKYDGNLNIYNIYDNVNKKELLPQKDSNIFIPENFNFNPENLKVPDNWKPPVNMDMNGQSQNSLESIMSMLATAKPPEDKNGQDNSQLKYLMYPDTNVNIPNQNIYPYQNQKLIYQYGTPGVTNLDNPYQKEPQYKYTSNQFEIPNMDANSYQQNVYNNYLNKLPVLPNLQQSDGVTNALKLDPSSASVIELTFVLKRATPLIYQPLYFVKFRIPYSTFLTNMNNLLLAKPHLKINPLKLYQELIALSNVSDISPSLRGYKKEDILRLAYKNGELVTAKFVKDDSALNEQLKLVQRFNSGIGAADILKLTNKNNLLKAGIPESNSSNIRTGLTQYGQPNVSYLDLGSTGVGFNAEPINHNKEGLETTKYGVRPVTFASFGTNVVRPQQLSLGAKKSSYGTFSLGVQG, encoded by the exons ATGTGGACTCACGTAATGGCACTGAAATTAGtcattgtgtttttaataaatgctgTGATCGCAAATGAATTG GTTCCCACCAATGGGGTCGAAATACCGACATTAATTTCATCTGCAAATCCATCGCATGAGAACCAACATAAAGAAATCACCCTAAATAATAATCAG GCTCCAAAAACTCATTACGACAATGTGATAGAACTAGAGAAAGAAGAGCCGACGTTATGCCAGGGCGTCGCAGTTCTTATACCAATGCTAAACCAACTAatcaatttattaatgcaaGACCCATCAAACGTCAGTAAAGTATCAAGAATTTCCGCCTTACTACAAgagtacttaaaaaaaatagctgATAATGCACAAGCccatgaaaatttaaaattaataaaccaaGGTACAGCAAATAAGGATACGCTAAGAATGGGCATCTACGGGACACCTAGAGGCCAAGTTAAgacaaaaatagttttcaaataCGATGTTCCAAGTATAAACAGACCACAGTGTAAAGATGTGTTTATGAGATTGATAAAAACGGCTTACGATGCGTACATACAACTAGCAAAAAACCCCATGTGCCAAAACCCTGATGGTGTTGAAGCATTTCTAAAGAAAGCCTATGAAGTACCTTATGATGGTAATTCAGATGTCAGTgtcaatactaataaaataccaGGTACAAAGGAGCAATATTCAATTTACGATTTACTAAAACCACAAGACAATAATTACGGATACCACCAAGCTCCGAATAAtgttaatgatataaatatttacggaAATTATAAACCAATTCTTTCTTATGTTGATTCTAATGCTGGTAATATAGAACCgaaatctaatatttttggtaatttgatGGATGATAAACTAAAACCTGCTTATGATTTAAATCCTTTTGGATATGGTATAAATCCTAATACGTTAACACCAAATGACCTGAACTTTTATAAACCAGAAAACCAACCTACAGAAAATGTGAAATACGATGGCAatcttaatatttacaatatatacgACAATGTTAACAAAAAGGAGTTACTTCCACAAAAggacagtaatatttttattccagaaaattttaattttaatccagAGAACTTGAAAGTTCCAGATAATTGGAAACCACCTGTAAACATGGATATGAATGGGCAAAGTCAGAACTCTTTAGAATCAATCATGTCTATGTTGGCCACAGCTAAACCGCCTGAAGACAAAAATGGACAAGACAATTctcaattaaaatatctaatgtATCCAGACACAAACGTTAACATTCCGAATCAAAATATCTATCCGTATCAAAACCAAAAATTGATTTATCAATATGGGACACCCGGTGTCACAAATCTGGACAATCCATACCAAAAGGAACCCCAATATAAATACACATCGAACCAATTCGAAATTCCAAACATGGACGCTAATTCATATCAACAAAACgtgtacaataattatttaaacaagttACCCGTATTACCCAATTTGCAACAATCCGACGGTGTGACAAATGCATTGAAATTAGATCCATCGAGCGCTAGCGTTATCGAACTCACGTTTGTGCTCAAACGCGCCACTCCACTCATTTATCAACCTTTATATTTCGTTAAATTCAGAATTCCATATTCTACTTTCTTgactaatatgaataatttgctCTTGGCAAAgccacatttaaaaattaatcctTTGAAATTGTATCAGGAGTTAATAGCCTTGTCTAATGTTTCGGATATATCTCCTTCATTGAGGGGATAtaaaaaagaagatattttgAGACTGGCGTACAAAAATGGAGAATTGGTTACGGCTAAGTTTGTTAAAGACGATAGCGCATTAAACGAGCAATTGAAATTAGTCCAAAGATTTAATTCTGGTATCGGAGCTGcggatattttgaaattaactaATAAGAATAATCTTTTAAAAGCTGGTATTCCCGAAAGCAATTCATCAAACATTCGTACCGGGCTAACACAGTATGGTCAACCTAATGTGTCTTATTTAGACCTTGGCAGCACTGGAGTGGGATTTAATGCCGAaccaataaatcataataaagaaGGGTTGGAAACTACGAAATACGGTGTGCGTCCTGTAACCTTTGCTTCCTTCGGTACCAACGTAGTACGGCCTCAACAACTCAGTCTAGGCGCTAAAAAATCAAGTTATGGTACATTTTCACTCGGAGTACAAGGATAA
- the LOC115453081 gene encoding uncharacterized protein LOC115453081, with protein sequence MSNFQNVPLKVYIQDIFRAKKTEQKYIYELFNLTFKNVMIHGVVTSIYNKTTSATNLELSDPTGSVQIYYDVTKSNMNLRGGAIKDLYSHLEDVSRRDENLGIVSTLMNSIISRQGINFNEGDYVSVVGDIFVDDKNCRLVSAYDCKATSVERDVIWLEELRYLYEKFYLWDKVEE encoded by the coding sequence ATGTCCAACTTCCAAAACGTGCCTTTGAAAGTGTACATACAGGACATTTTTCGCGCCAAAAAAACGGAGCAGAAATACATCTACGAGTTATTCaatttaacattcaaaaatGTTATGATCCATGGCGTCGTAACATCAATATACAACAAAACAACCTCCGCAACTAATTTGGAACTAAGCGACCCTACAGGTTCGGTGCAAATTTATTACGACGTTACTAAAAGCAACATGAATCTACGCGGAGGCGCCATTAAAGACTTATACAGCCATTTGGAAGATGTTTCGCGCCGTGATGAAAATCTGGGCATAGTTTCAACTCTTATGAACTCTATAATAAGTAGACAAGGTATTAATTTCAATGAAGGAGATTACGTTAGTGTGGTGGGTGACATTTTTGTTGACGATAAAAATTGCCGTTTAGTTTCTGCTTATGATTGTAAAGCGACATCTGTTGAACGTGATGTGATATGGTTGGAAGAGTTGagatatttgtatgaaaaattttacctttGGGATAAAGTTGAAGAGTAA
- the LOC115453084 gene encoding uncharacterized protein LOC115453084, giving the protein MSVHSFYLKLFVFTAINHLHAYSITNTNHNNDNHEYSIESFDDAPKKRHIKHQRPEVDEEISESEDSDLRKEIRRELIHRIIERRLRDQELEERPERITNRRSNGNRWRSRFHSSNDKPYVESEMGKENRRNGDALNRVWVDRNNINSVDTNFNSKWKPIKMEPDHTNLGRFDINTLLGPENYSIPSHRWKPVSDSAHVDSGKTNIDNLLELQNKGHITYNKWKQMQVNPDNNLGKLDINTLMERDNKGAVTIQRWRPIGIYNHEGKVNRDNLLDLDNEDNTNNKWKLIKAKADGNDEIKVNNLLEPDNYKLYFDEDANGDLTVLTDDDIKNIKQAIELDWRNVNQDELIEIFRSYWYKLIVMVEELKEINDQIQTGYLLWLLQAMKETVINNPEYINIYLKSNINDIQDYNKSESQKVNRPLQIHEMPKNELTIDMPPPKGLIKKICEAVNQNVEDFWKIFYSYFSKQPNDRENLLDLEKLYMILTIFTQFNNARQFGLPVEQYVDEIIKIIGPDIHSLGPFLNTETKPSKQISNTPCMSCDGNKIKDVVNNLIEEEKLSGGKPETVPIVPNDPNNNPKIEQNGHALGHKNVDKPTPEIVKHVQDTINVEANTVKPILDTNKFESKTPKPLPIKAPGHFIEIELPVEKNKGVWQHKDDIHKNYPDTTFLKPVPNINIEDYDIKSLPNINNLPAKPIKPMPSPDKLKQIIEETVPLVYDPKVTKTKPIEDLKPAPDSDDLPTKTENKIPESNKIGLITVETKPNLQNIEGKPIKPLEGVLNKDVIIPVPGSDSLRDNNMKPISDKNKIKDVIVETIPDIDKQKVNTIEPMQEINIKHDTPIKSVPDSDNLYIITARPFPEKDNIEKITVDTIPDINNIEPGKGKPLHDLLNKDVIKPMPDSRDKNIKPIPNIDKIKEIIINTTQDFKEPEIEIIKPMQDVDNLDAIPFKPAPDSNRIKDKPVKQTPDLTSLEGNHVNTAPDWSKLQEKPISPISDIEAHTINPIPDSGNKEIKPLRPIPQINVPEHDIDKQQNKHIHDLVLSNKEVDLPLQSLEKWKNILKPPIYEKKNKAVEPNPNLINIPLTNIIHDNKEKEDLNNIDPYLKAKIINLKKHHPNLSIEDIKNIIQQGKPKPEFNDKDDVHDNLHIISPPDINKHEFEVKHPDMIKNTKQNKKVPQLKPDNEYIAQSDADNWSDLPEIENQILSKDISSDKSNIKENVPGIDKTYDYVVKKRPLHHVVDVHDPKNKQINKIDPENQTSVDLISKDTLELLTHMIIVYLKKLIRDLGLEIFITSINFDLLINSLMKILLIILKALAANGVPIRLIMKVAAEIQDKLRLFQSAELQECLRKVSSAIMDIIAFVVENIVQNI; this is encoded by the exons ATGAGTGTTCACAGTTTCtacttaaaattgtttgtttttacagCCATCAATCATTTG CACGCATACAGTATAACAAATACAAACCACAATAACGATAATCATGAGTACTCTATTGAATCCTTTGATGACGCACCAAAAAAAAGACATATCAAACATCAAAGACCGGAGGTAGATGAAGAAATCTCTGAATCGGAAGATTCAGATTTAAGAAAGGAAATTAGACGTGAACTCATCCATAGGATTATCGAGAGAAGACTTCGAGATCAGGAACTTGAGGAAAGACCTGAAAGAATTACGAATCGAAGAAGTAATGGAAATCGATGGAGATCTCGCTTCCATTCCTCAAATGACAAACCTTACGTAGAATCTGAAATGGGAAAAGAAAATCGACGAAAtg GTGATGCGTTAAATAGGGTCTGGGTGGATAGAAATAACATTAATTCAGTTGATACTAACTTTAATAGTAAATGGAAACCTATTAAAATGGAGCCAGATCATACAAATTTGGGTAGATTTGATATTAACACTTTATTAGGTCCAGAAAACTATAGCATACCAAGTCATCGATGGAAGCCTGTATCAGACTCAGCTCACGTCGATTCCGGCAAGACAAATATAGACAATTTATTGGAACTACAAAATAAAGGGCATATTACATATAACAAATGGAAGCAAATGCAAGTAAACCCAGACAATAATTTAGGTAAATTAGATATAAACACTTTAATGGAACGAGATAATAAAGGAGCAGTTACAATTCAAAGATGGAGACCAATTGGAATATACAATCATGAAGGCAAAGTAAACAGGGACAATTTGTTGGATCTAGATAATGaagataatacaaataataaatggaAGCTTATTAAAGCGAAAGCAGATGGTAACGatgaaattaaagtaaataatttgttgGAACccgataattataaattatactttgatGAAGATGCTAATGGAGATTTAACTGTGCTAACCgatgatgatataaaaaatattaaacaggcaaTAGAACTTGACTGGCGCAATGTAAACCAAGATGAATTGATTGAAATTTTCAGATCCTACTGGTATAAGTTAATTGTGATGGTTGAAGAACTAAAGGAAATAAATGAT cAAATTCAAACAGGTTATTTATTGTGGCTCCTGCAGGCTATGAAGGAGACCGTTATAAATAACCctgaatacataaatatatatttgaaatccaATATTAATGACATACAAGATTACAACAAGTCTGAGAGCCAGAAAGTAAATCGCCCTCTTCAAATACACGAAATGCCAAAAAATGAACTTACAATTGATATGCCTCCACCCAAAGGCTTAATAAAGAAAATCTGCGAAGCAGTTAATCAAAACGTAGAAGATttctggaaaatattttacagttacTTTAGCAAACAACCTAATGATAGAGAAAATTTATTAGACTTAGAAAAGTTATACATGATTCTGACGATTTTTACACAATTCAACAATGCCAGGCAATTCGGTTTGCCCGTAGAGCAATATGTggatgaaattattaaaatcatcgGGCCAGACATTCATTCCTTAGGACCATTTTTAAATACAGAGACTAAACCCagtaaacaaatttcaaatactCCGTGCATGAGCTGTGacggaaataaaattaaagacgtAGTTAATAACTTGATTGAGGAAGAGAAATTGTCTGGAGGAAAACCTGAAACAGTACCAATAGTTCCTAATGACCCAAACAATAATCCTAAAATAGAACAGAATGGACATGCGCTAGGTCATAAAAACGTAGACAAACCTACTCCAGAAATTGTTAAACATGTACAGGATACAATTAATGTAGAAGCAAATACTGTTAAACCGATACTAGATACAAATAAATTCGAAAGTAAAACTCCAAAGCCTCTACCAATTAAAGCACCGGGTCACTTTATAGAAATTGAATTacctgtagaaaaaaataaaggagTTTGGCAACACAAAGATGATATTCACAAAAATTATCCAGATACTACATTTCTTAAACCTGtgccaaatataaatattgaagattatgatataaaaagccTACCAAACATCAATAATTTACCAGCTAAACCCATAAAGCCAATGCCAAGTCCagataaactaaaacaaataatagaaGAAACTGTACCACTTGTTTATGACCCTAAGGTAACAAAAACTAAGCCCATAGAAGATTTAAAACCGGCACCAGATTCTGATGATTTGCCTAccaaaactgaaaataaaattccagAATCAAATAAAATTGGTCTAATCACTGTGGAAACCAAACCGAATTTACAGAATATAGAAGGAAAACCAATTAAACCTTTAGAAGGCGTACTAAACAAAGATGTAATAATACCAGTACCAGGATCAGATAGCCTacgtgataataatatgaagccaatttcagataaaaataaaataaaagatgtaATTGTGGAAACCATACCGGATATAGATAAGCAAAAGGTGAATACAATTGAACCTATGCAAGAAATCAATATCAAACATGATACGCCTATAAAATCGGTACCCGATTCtgataatttgtatattataactgCAAGGCCATTTCCTGAAAAAGataacatagaaaaaataacTGTGGACACCATaccagatataaataatatagaaccaGGTAAAGGTAAGCCTTTACATGATTTACTTAACAAAGATGTAATAAAACCAATGCCAGACTcacgtgataaaaatataaagccaattccaaacattgataaaataaaagaaataattattaatactacaCAAGATTTTAAAGAGCCTGAAATAGAAATAATCAAGCCAATGCAAGACGTAGATAACTTGGACGCAATACCTTTTAAACCGGCCCCAGATTCAAATAGAATAAAAGATAAACCCGTAAAACAAACACCCGATTTGACTAGCTTGGAAGGAAATCATGTAAATACAGCACCTGATTGGAGTAAGTTACAGGAAAAACCTATTAGCCCAATTTCAGATATAGAAGCCCATACTATAAACCCAATACCAGATTCaggtaataaagaaataaagcctTTAAGACCTATTCCTCAGATTAATGTTCCAGAACACGATATAGACAAACAGCAAAACAAACATATTCACGACCTTGTGCTTTCAAATAAAGAGGTGGATTTACCTTTACAAAGTTTagaaaaatggaaaaatattttgaaacctcctatatatgagaaaaaaaataaagctgtAGAACCAAATcccaatttaattaatatacctTTAACGAATATAATTCACGACAACAAAGAAAAAGAAGACCTCAATAACATTGATCCTTACCTCAAAGCTAAGATTATAAACTTGAAAAAGCATCATCCCAATTTAAGCattgaagatattaaaaatataatccaacAGGGGAAACCGAAACCTGAATTTAATGATAAAGATGATGTACATGACAATCTGCATATAATTTCTCCACCTGATATTAATAAACACGAATTTGAAGTTAAACATCCTGATATGATTAAAaacaccaaacaaaataaaaaagtaccaCAACTAAAACCAGATAATGAATACATTGCACAATCTGATGCAGATAACTGGTCTGATTTACCAGAAATAGAGAATCAAATTCTTTCGAAAGATATAAGCAGTGATAAAAGCAATATCAAAGAGAATGTTCCTGGGATAGACAAAACTTACGATTACGTAGTTAAAAAGAGACCTTTGCATCATGTGGTTGATGTTCATGAtcccaaaaataaacaaatcaataaaatagaCCCTGAAAATCAAACCTCAGTCGATCTTATTTCAAAGGACACTTTAGAACTTCTAACACACATGATTATAGTCTATCTGAAGAAATTAATAAGAGACCTAGGCTTGGAAATTTTCATTACTTCTATCAACTttgatttgttaataaattcattaatgaAAATCTTGCTAATCATATTAAAGGCTTTGGCAGCGAACGGAGTACCAATACGGTTAATAATGAAAGTAGCAGCGGAAATACAGGATAAATTGCGTTTATTCCAATCGGCGGAGTTGCAGGAATGTTTACGTAAAGTTTCTTCAGCGATAATGGATATAATAGCCTTTGTAGTGGAGAACATcgtgcaaaatatataa
- the LOC115453082 gene encoding lactoylglutathione lyase, producing the protein MSSEGISPQEVEALCQTPDPSTKDFMFQQTMYRIKDPRKSIPFYTGVLGMTLLKQLHFPAMKFSLFFMGYENPAEIPQDESARAKWAMTRKATLELTYNWGTESDDSSYHNGNSDPRGFGHIGILVPNVDEACARFEQHGVKFIKKPNDGKMKGLAFIQDPDGYWIEIFTQDVV; encoded by the exons ATGTCGAGCGAAGGTATATCGCCGCAAGAAGTGGAGGCACTATGCCAGACTCCAGATCCTAGTACTAAG GACTTTATGTTCCAACAAACCATGTACCGGATTAAGGACCCTCGGAAATCCATCCCGTTCTACACTGGAGTCCTCGGGATGACGTTACTCAAGCAACTCCACTTCCCAGCCATGAAGTTCTCCCTGTTCTTCATGGGATATGAGAACCCAGCTGAAATCCCTCAGGATGAGAGCGCTAGAGCCAAATGGGCGATGACCAGGAAGGCTACATTGGAGTTGACTTA TAACTGGGGTACTGAGAGTGATGACTCGAGCTACCACAACGGCAACTCTGACCCCCGTGGCTTCGGACACATTGGCATCCTCGTGCCCAACGTGGATGAAGCTTGTGCCAG GTTCGAGCAGCATGGAGTGAAGTTCATCAAGAAGCCAAACGACGGTAAGATGAAGGGCCTGGCGTTCATCCAGGACCCTGACGGCTACTGGATCGAGATTTTTACGCAGGATGTTGTGTAA